Genomic window (Dyadobacter fanqingshengii):
AAATCCTCCTGTTATGCTCGGTCTTGTTTAGCATGATAATCAGCCCGTCATTAATGGCACAAGATGATGAATATTACCGCCCCGACTCGCTGCGAAAAGAAAAAACCGAAGAACCGGAAAGGCCGCCCGCTGAGCAAAGAGAAGTGGTTGAGAAAAAAACCTTGGCCGAATTCAAAGACCGTCCGTTTATCGACAGGGTGCGATTAGGCGGCAGTTTCGGGCTGAGCCTGGGAACGGTTACCAATATAAACCTTTCTCCCATGGCTGGTTACGAGCTGACCGAAAAGCTGGTTGCGGGTGTGGGTGTAACGGGCATGTATTACAAATCGCGCTATTTCGGTTTCAATGAATTCTATTACGGAGGTCGCGGGTTTTTAATGTACTCCATTTTTCCAATGGTCAATGTGATTGCGGAACTGGAAGGGATGAATGTAGAAGTGGATACATTTACAAAATACGATACACGCAAGTGGATCGCATCGCCCATGTTGGGAGCCTCTTATTCGCAGCCGCTAGGAGCGCGATTTATAAAAGCCGTTCATTTTACAGCATTGTTTAATTTAAATTATAACAATCAGCTCGATGATTACGGGAATAACATTTCACCTTACGGCAGTCCGTTTGTATTTCGGATCACATTCCTTTAAGAATTCTGACTTATACTATATAATAATGAACCACTGTTTGACCGCAGTGGTTTGATTTTTTACCACCAATAGGAAAGCCTGCTTAATGCGGCCCTACATTAACAACTAATATTATGGAAAACCCCGTTCTAATTTTTGGTGCCGGCGACCTGGGCGTTCAGGCATTGGATATATTTAAAAGGAATAATGTGCTCGTTTATGGTCTTCTGGATGATCATAAGGAGCTGCATGGCAAGGAATTTGGCGACGTGAGTGTGTTGGGAAACACGGATGATACTGGTTTTCTAAGCATATTAGGAAGCAAATGCGAAGCGTTTGTTGCGATCGGAGAACGTTCGGTGCGCGAAAGACTGGTGGAAACATTGACAGATGAGTATAACATAATGCCCATTAATGCAATCCACGACAGCGCATTGATCTCGGAAATGGCAACGATAGGTCACGGAAATCTGGTTGGCGCACGCGTCACGGTCGGAGCGAAGTCAAAAATCGGGCACCATTGCCTGATACAAACAAGTGCCGTAGTGGATACGTGGGTGCAAATTGGCGATTATGTGACGATTGGCGCAGGAGCGATTATTAACGACCGTGCGAAAATCGGGGATGGCGTCTTCATCGGATCCGGCGCAATTATCGTGGCTGGAATTGAGATTGGCAAGAATGCGCGGATTGGTGCGGGCTCGGTGGTGGTTGAGAATGTGCCTGCTAAGGCCACGTATTTCGGCAATCCGGCACGCAAGATCTGACGCCAATAAAATTCCCCCATAGTTTTTTTATTAAATCGAAAGACATTACCTTTGCAGTCCTTTTGACAGAAAAAGTGAAAGAGCTAAGTAAATACAACATAGACATTTACGGTTTGGAAGACAAACAGTATGCCTATGAAATGGAGTCGGGAGATGCATTTTTCGAGGAACTTGAACAGGATCTGATCGAGTTCGGCCATTTCAAAACGCATGTTGTGCTGAACAAATCTGCAACTATGATCCAGCTTAATTTTCACACAGTTGGAAGCGTAACGCTGACGTGTGACAGGAGCCTGGAACCATTTGAGGAACCGATTGATCAGGATGATCGCATTATTTTAAAGTTTGGCGATCATAATGAGGAGCTGACAGACGAGATCGAGATCATCAATCGCAATACGAACAGGATTAACGTAGCCCGTTATCTTTTTGATTTTATAGCATTAGCGCTTCCCATCAAAAAGATCCATCCGGATTTGAGAGATGAAGAAGAGGAAATAGATCCGTTAGATGAAGCAGACGGCATTTTGGTTTATTCATCAGAAGATGTGAAGCGTGCGGACGATGAAGAAGAACAAGAAAAGATTGACCCCCGCTGGGAAGCTTTGAAAAAGCTGAAAGGCGAGAATTAATATATTCGAAAAGATTTTATACCCCAGTGGTTTCAACCGCTGGACTCAAACAACAAATAAACATACAGAACATACAGTAGCATGGCACATCCTAAGCGGAGACATTCCACAAGCCGTCGCGATTCGCGCAGAGCACATGATTTCCTTACCGGAAAACAATTAGGCACTGATTCTTCAACAGGAGAAATTCACCAATTCCACCGTGCACACGTTCACGAGGGCAACTTGGTTTACAGAGGTAAAGTTGTAGTTGAAAACTATTCGAAAACAGTCTAGTTTCAGTCGATGAGTATATCAATTTCGCAGCAGCCGTATAAAAGTTGTTGCGAAATTCTTTTTTACTACGGCACATCTGCTAAATTTACACCTTCGATTTCTAACTTATTAGTCTAAAATAACAGCGTGTAAATGAAAATTGCGGTAGATGCTATGGGGGGAGATTTGGCTCCACAGGCAATTGTTGAAGGGGTTATTCAGGCCGCTTCTGAACTACCATCCGAGGCGAGAATCGTTTTGATTGGCCGTGAAAGTGCGATTTGGGACATTTTTAACCAAAACAATTTCACTCCTACTAATGTTGACGTCGTTCACGCAGAAGATGTTATTGAGATGGGGGAACATCCAACCAAAGCCCTTTCTCAAAAACCAAATTCCAGCATTGGGATCGGTTTCAAGCTTCTGAAAGAAAAAGAAGTTGACATATTCTGTAGTGCCGGCAACACAGGCGCTATGCACGTAGGAGCGCTTTTTAGCATAAAAGCGATCGAAGGAATAATAAGACCAGCTATTGCAGGATTTGTGCCACAAATCGATGGCAGTTACTCAATCATGCTGGATATTGGTGCCAATGCCGATTGTAAGCCCGAAGTGCTTGCCCAATTTGGAGAAATAGGCTCTATTTTTGCTCAATATACTTTTCAGATTGATAAACCGCGGGTTGCCCTGATGAACATCGGGGAGGAAGAACAAAAAGGTTCTCTTACAACTCAGGCCACTTATCCCCTGCTCAAACAAAACAAGCGAATCAATTTTATAGGAAATATCGAGGGTAAAGATCTCTTTACCAATAAGGCTGATGTGATCGTAACTGACGGCTTCACAGGCAATGTTTTATTTAAATTGGGCGAATCATTCTATGAAATTTCCAAGCAGCGAGGTTTTAACGATGAATTCGTAGATCAAACAAATTACGAATCCATTGGCGGAAGCTCGATCATTGGTGTGAATGGCAATGTGATGATCGCTCATGGCATATCATCGCCGGTGGCAATTAAAAATATGATTGGCTGGGCTTATAAACAGGTTAGGTCGAAAGCGTATTTGCATATAGCGCAGGCGTTGAATTAATTTCCAATTGCTGACAACCACGAAATGAGTAAACTGATTCTGTCCCCTTTACAAAAACCTATTCGGATTTTGAATAGTTAAATTTATCATGACCCATATAAAAGCCTCTATAACAGGAATACAAGGGTATGTGCCTGATTATATTTTGACAAATGCCGAACTTGAAACAATGGTTGCGACAAATGACGAGTGGATCGTCAGCCGCACTGGCATCAAAGAAAGGCATATCCTCAAAGGTGAAGGTTTAGGGAGTTCTCATATGGGTGCCGAAGCTGTAAAGGGTTTACTTGCCAAAACAAACACCCTTCCCAGCGAAGTCGACCTGCTGATCTGCGCTACTACAACCCCTGACTTTGTTTTTCCTTGCACCGCCAATCTCATTTGTGATATGGTTGGGATTAAAAACGTAGGAAGTTTTGACATTCAGGCGGCTTGTTCAGGTTTTGTTTACGCACTTACCCTTGGCTCTCAATTTATTGAAACCGGAAAATATAAAAAGATCGTCATCGTAGGCGCTGATAAAATGTCCGCGATTGTCGATTACACCGATAGGAAAACGTGCATTCTTTTTGGCGACGGAGCAGGCGCTGTTTTGCTTGAACCCAATACCGAAGGAAACGGGATCATCGATTCTATCATAAAATCAGACGGTGCAGGTTATCCCTATCTGAACCAAAAAGCAGGAGGAAGCCGCTATCCACCCACGCACGAAACCATCGATGCCCGGTTACACAGTGTCTATCAGGATGGCGCTCAGGTTTTTAAGTTTGCGGTGACCAATATGGCTGATATATCGGCCGAAATCATGGAAAAGAATGGTCTGAGCGGTGACGATGTTGCGTGGCTGGTTCCACATCAGGCAAATAGAAGGATTATAGAAGCAACGGCAAACCGCATGGGTGTGGGGATGGATAAAGTGATGGTTAACATCCAGAAATATGGAAATACAACATCCGCAACCATTCCACTATGTCTTTGGGATTATGAATCGCAATTGAAAAAGGGTGATAATCTCGTGCTGGCTGCCTTTGGAGGCGGATTTACGTGGGGCTCCATTTATTTGAAGTGGGCCTACGGCGAATAAAATATAAATACTAATTTTTGAATTAAAATGGCAACTACCGCAGATTTGCGTAACGGATTGGTGATTCACTACAATCATGATCTATTTCAGGTGATTGAATTTCAGCATGTTAAGCCCGGAAAAGGCAATGCATTCGTCCGTACCAAGCTGAAAAGCCTAACTTCGGGTAAGGTTTTGGACAATACATTCTCCTCTGGCGCAGGCATTATTCCTGTTCGTGTGGAAAGACATAAATTTCAGTTCCTGTACAAAGATGAAGTAGGATATAATTTCATGAATTCCGAAACATTTGACCAGGTTTTGATCGATGAAAAACTGGTAACAGCGGCTGATTTGATGAAAGAAGGACAGGAAGTTGAAATCCTGATCAATACGGAGACCGATGCAGCGCTTCTTTGTGAATTGCCGCCATTTGTTGAACTTGTAGTGACCTATTCTGAGCCTGGTTTGAAAGGTGACACGGCCAACTCTCCCAAGAAAGCCATTGAAGTGGAAACCGGCGCAAGAATCATGGTTCCTTTGTTCATTGAAGAAGGCCAGAAAATCAAAGTTGACACACGCACCTACGATTACGTAGAAAGAGTAAAATCGTAGCCCAGCGATCATCCCACAGTTTAATCTTGACTAAATGGAAACCAAAGAAATCCAAAAATTGATTGACTTCATTGCCCAGTCGGGACTTGATGAAGTGAACATTGAAACAACCGATTTGAAAATAAAGGTGAAGCGCTATGGTTCTGCACCAACGGCATCATTGTCTTCATCGCCAGCGGCACCGGCGCCTTCTTATGCGCCTGTTACGCCTACAACGGCTGTTACGCATTCGGCTCAAACCGAGCCAACGGTTTCCTCAGAACCAGCATCTTCCAATCTGATCACTATAAAATCGCCGATGATCGGCACGTTCTATCGCGCATCAAGCCCTGAAACACCTGCATTTGCCAATATTGGCGATGAAATTAAGCCAGGTAAAGTGGTTTGTGTCATTGAAGCAATGAAGCTTTTCAACGAAATAGAATCTGAAATCTCAGGAAAAATCGTAAAAATACTAGTTGAAAACGCAACACCGGTAGAATTCGACCAGCCTTTATTCCTTGTAGAGCCTGTTTAAGGCAATGGACGATCTGTAAAACTTAATTGATTTTCATGTTTAAAAAGATACTCATTGCCAACCGGGGCGAGATCGCCTTGCGTGTTATCAGGACCTGTCGTGAAATGGGCATCA
Coding sequences:
- a CDS encoding YceD family protein encodes the protein MKELSKYNIDIYGLEDKQYAYEMESGDAFFEELEQDLIEFGHFKTHVVLNKSATMIQLNFHTVGSVTLTCDRSLEPFEEPIDQDDRIILKFGDHNEELTDEIEIINRNTNRINVARYLFDFIALALPIKKIHPDLRDEEEEIDPLDEADGILVYSSEDVKRADDEEEQEKIDPRWEALKKLKGEN
- the rpmF gene encoding 50S ribosomal protein L32, producing MAHPKRRHSTSRRDSRRAHDFLTGKQLGTDSSTGEIHQFHRAHVHEGNLVYRGKVVVENYSKTV
- the plsX gene encoding phosphate acyltransferase PlsX, whose amino-acid sequence is MKIAVDAMGGDLAPQAIVEGVIQAASELPSEARIVLIGRESAIWDIFNQNNFTPTNVDVVHAEDVIEMGEHPTKALSQKPNSSIGIGFKLLKEKEVDIFCSAGNTGAMHVGALFSIKAIEGIIRPAIAGFVPQIDGSYSIMLDIGANADCKPEVLAQFGEIGSIFAQYTFQIDKPRVALMNIGEEEQKGSLTTQATYPLLKQNKRINFIGNIEGKDLFTNKADVIVTDGFTGNVLFKLGESFYEISKQRGFNDEFVDQTNYESIGGSSIIGVNGNVMIAHGISSPVAIKNMIGWAYKQVRSKAYLHIAQALN
- a CDS encoding beta-ketoacyl-ACP synthase III, translated to MTHIKASITGIQGYVPDYILTNAELETMVATNDEWIVSRTGIKERHILKGEGLGSSHMGAEAVKGLLAKTNTLPSEVDLLICATTTPDFVFPCTANLICDMVGIKNVGSFDIQAACSGFVYALTLGSQFIETGKYKKIVIVGADKMSAIVDYTDRKTCILFGDGAGAVLLEPNTEGNGIIDSIIKSDGAGYPYLNQKAGGSRYPPTHETIDARLHSVYQDGAQVFKFAVTNMADISAEIMEKNGLSGDDVAWLVPHQANRRIIEATANRMGVGMDKVMVNIQKYGNTTSATIPLCLWDYESQLKKGDNLVLAAFGGGFTWGSIYLKWAYGE
- the efp gene encoding elongation factor P, translating into MATTADLRNGLVIHYNHDLFQVIEFQHVKPGKGNAFVRTKLKSLTSGKVLDNTFSSGAGIIPVRVERHKFQFLYKDEVGYNFMNSETFDQVLIDEKLVTAADLMKEGQEVEILINTETDAALLCELPPFVELVVTYSEPGLKGDTANSPKKAIEVETGARIMVPLFIEEGQKIKVDTRTYDYVERVKS
- the accB gene encoding acetyl-CoA carboxylase biotin carboxyl carrier protein: METKEIQKLIDFIAQSGLDEVNIETTDLKIKVKRYGSAPTASLSSSPAAPAPSYAPVTPTTAVTHSAQTEPTVSSEPASSNLITIKSPMIGTFYRASSPETPAFANIGDEIKPGKVVCVIEAMKLFNEIESEISGKIVKILVENATPVEFDQPLFLVEPV